TTTTTCGGCCATGTGCCCTTTCCATTGGTACACATCGATACCGGCTACGAGATGCCGGAATTGATCGAGTATCGAGATCGGTTGTGCCGTGAATGGAGGCTGAATCTCGTGGTGGGTCAGAACAGGGAGGCACTGGCCGACGGGATGGGGCCTGACCGGGGCCGGGTGGCCTGTTGCACCGCCATGAAAGTCGAGGCGCTGAAACAGACCATCGCGCGCCACGGGTTCTCCGCGATCATCCTCGGCATTCGCGCGGATGAGGAAGGCACACGGGCCAAGGAACGGTACTTCTCCTTGCGCGGCAAGGATGGCGAATGGAATTTTCGCGACCAGCCGCCTGAGCTCTGGGATCAATACCAGACGATGTTTCCTCCTGGTTCTCATATTCGAGTCCATCCCCTGCTCGATTGGACCGAACTCAACATCTGGGAATATCTTGACCACGAGCGCATTGAGCTGCCGACGCTTTATTTCGACCGGGGTTCCGGCACCCGATTCAGAAGCTTGGGTTGCGTGCCCTGCACCGGTACGGTTTCCTCCTGCGCCACAACGAT
The DNA window shown above is from Fimbriimonadaceae bacterium and carries:
- a CDS encoding sulfate adenylyltransferase subunit 2: MRHLRDLEDQSVYILREAYKHFDNLAMLWSMGKDSTVLLWLARKAFFGHVPFPLVHIDTGYEMPELIEYRDRLCREWRLNLVVGQNREALADGMGPDRGRVACCTAMKVEALKQTIARHGFSAIILGIRADEEGTRAKERYFSLRGKDGEWNFRDQPPELWDQYQTMFPPGSHIRVHPLLDWTELNIWEYLDHERIELPTLYFDRGSGTRFRSLGCVPCTGTVSSCATTIPHIITELRLTTTAERAGRAQDEGRGMETLRKLGHM